The Loxodonta africana isolate mLoxAfr1 chromosome 1, mLoxAfr1.hap2, whole genome shotgun sequence genomic sequence tgcttggctgccaaccgaaaggcatTATAATTTAAGCAAATTACCTAGGGTTACCACTTAATAAATGGAAGAGCCAACATTTGAAATCTGGAAGTCTTGTAGCTATAGCAACTAATGTTTATCATGCCACACATCAGTTAATATTATAGCAGCAATTTCTACCCTTTCTAATAGAAATGTTATTttcatatatactatatacttacAATAACAATAGCTGTTTGAAGTCATTGCTCAGTAAAATTTGGGTTCTATCTCCTTGTGGCATAAGAATATATATGAGGATCAAGCTTCCTTCATCAACTACCTTCCATGAGCATGGCACAACGTTGATCTTTAATCTGTATAATCCTGACCAGTTGTACTACGGGGAAGTTAATCTTTTTTATCCATGGGATGCTGACCATGAAGGAACAGTGAAAAACGCATTGTCAGGTGACATCCTGCCACAATTTATATTTGAAGTAGTGCCCCAATCCAAACCAAAAAATTagttgctatagagtcaattccaactcacagcaaccctgtgtgcaccagagtagaactgcactataatACTGTTTATATCCATGGCTGGTATTTTGACTAGATTGTcaggcgtttcttctgaggtgctctgagtggactcaagttgctaaccttttggttagcaggtgaatgtgttagccatttacaccacccagctTGTATCTCCATTACATCATTACCTTTTAAATATTTCAGATTATATTGTAATTAATAAGTCTGTATGTCTTTCAGGATACATACATTTTCCCAATATTGCTTCTAAACTCCATGCTCCATTAATCTGGTGGTATGCCCAGTCGTTGTTTGGACTGCTTTATTGTCTTTCTACATGGAGTGTAAGTCGTGGCAGGATTTTTGGTCGACATCTCCCTCTACTGTTCCAATTGGGTTAGCAAATATTTTTCATTGTGATTAGCCTTTAGGAAAGCCATGTGCATTGTATTCAGCACACTTAGTCATTTTTCTAAGATTCCTGAGCCTCTTTTGACTCATCCGTGCAAATGTGGGTTAAGTCACCACAAGACCTATTGCCACTTGGTACTTACGGCATGGATTCAAATGTATTGTGTGCGTTCAGAAATAGGAGATAGTTAATTGTAAATACTCAACACCTAGGCCCAGTTTGGTATGAATATTCCATTGTTTTCGATGTGCAGAATGGAATCATCGGTGACATGTAGCCTCTATTTTACATCAGTAGTTAGCCGCTTGGACATCGTTTTGATTTCATAAATACCTATTTCTATGGCATTACAAAATAATCTTTGAGCAAATGGGCAGGAGGCAGCAATGTATTTCCCCATACATACTCCTAGTTTTCACAGCAAAAGGTCATCTCGATTTACAGAGGCACAGGGCAGCTGCTGTCGCTGCCAGCCACAATGAAGCCAATTTAATTCAATGGTAGGATGTCTCTCTCTTTCATTCTCAAAtctacaaaagaacaaacaaacatcaACAATGAAGTGCACCCCAAATGAAAATTTCAGCCTGTAATCATTAAGGTAAAGCACAGGGGTAGAGGGTACTTGGTTAGTTAATATCGTTTCCTCAGATCTCCCATGTAGTGTCTGTAGATAGTCAATGTAAGCTGATGTCAGTCTAATTCTTCCTTCCTGAAAGAACAAAGCTGCAGGTTCTCCCAGTATCAGCCATCACTCAGCATCATATCTGAGAGAAATTGCCAACAGTATAATTCTCTTGTTTTAAGAGTGATGGTATCTTCCCGGATGTCATTACCCATTTATATGTTTCCATTCTGTTTACCATACATAACATTTCCTTCTTTCCAGTCTTAGCTCATGTTGGGTCTCCTCAAGAGAAAATCTTAAGTTGGGCCACTCTGCCCAACCACAGGAcataaaatagacttgaaagagCTTTCCTTTTTGTCCATTCCTGGAAAGAAAGCAGGTTTAGGAATGTGAAGGACGATAGGGGTATAAAGGGCAATCCAATGCAACAGTACTGACAGTGCAGACTCTGGCCATCAGAATAAGATGTTTTCTAGTATTTTATTCCCATAAAAATATATGCAATTAAATATAACTCCcatccccattgccatcgagtcatagcaaccctataggatggagtagaattcccccatagggttttcaaggggcacctggtagatttgaactgttgaccttttggttagcagctgtaccacttaaccactatgccactacggTTTCCAATTAAATATGAAGGATATGAAATAATGTCTATGAAGAGATTACTCCCTTGGTTGGAGAGCACTTGTAGAATCCTGGTTCCTGTACAACTTGATCAGGCAAAAAGTGTGTACTGGTATTATGTCTTTTACATGCTGCCTCCTCATTCCTACTTCTAGTTTCAAGAAATCCTACAGGAGTTCTCCTTTTCTTGTCCCCCTATTTAGTTTTAGTTAATATTCAGCAACATTTGAGAGCTGATATTTCACACTTTTACCACTTCTTTCGAATTTTCAAGTAAGCTACTAATCtgagggtggaaaaaaatatgttaatattctgtttttagctttttatatatatatatatattagctgTGGTGAAATGATTACCTTATCCATGAAATGAAGCAAAGGAATACAAAATTGTATAAAATCCATTATCCCAGTTCATTAAGAATATCTTCAAGAGTGGTTTAGTTATGGAGTAAACAAGGTCCAAAGTAGCGTAATAATAGTCTAGTCAGAACCTTTTTGAAGTTATCAGGGGCTACCTGTAGAGGTCTGATTTAGTCTACCTGTCAATGATACGATTTCTGTTTTCAGGAAATCTTATCCAAAGAcatcttttttaaagaaaatttcattCTTGTTAGTGTTCAGCACTGTTTATCACATTAGTAGCTTCAACAGGCAAAAGTAGACTATGCCATCATTCTGCCTGGTGTTTCATCCTTCAGCAGCCCTGTACATACTCAGCACAGTGGCTAACTTCAGGGTCCcaactccaaaaaaaaaccaaactcagtgccgtcgagttgattccgactcgtagcgaccttttaggacagagtaggactgccctgtagagtttccaaggagtgcctggtggattcgaactgctgactttttgagtagcagtcatagcacttaaccaatacgccaccagggtttctagggtCCCAACTAGGGCAATAGTATTTGTATTTCATGCCATTTAtgcaccaacccactgccattgagttgattccaactcatagggtttcccaggctgtaaatctttgtaaaagcagacagccacatttttttccttcagagctgCTGGTCGTTTCcacttgctgaccttttggttagcagtcaatcactttaaccactgtagcCCATTTTACTTTTCCCTCAGAATTCTCGTAGGAATTTCTGTAATTGTAAACACGGAGGTGTTTTTAATTGTCAATCATATGGGGCTGAATTGCTGATCTAACAGCAAGgtcattggccacagcccaagAGACTCTCATTATCCAGTCATTAtttgaagagagagagaacccAATTTATCCCGCACTGTCAGATGTACAGCACTTAGTTCTGgacttatttttgcctttttcaatCAACATTTTTAACATCCCCAAAGTGAAAAATGGAATATATTTAACTGCTTCACATCTTCAATTTTAGAGTTGGAAATCTATTAGGGTCTTTTCATATATTAAACTATAAGGCTAATTCTTACATACCCACACATACCCTCTTACATACAGGccttttttttccattctctctctcttttataccaCAAGCTACAGGAATTCATCCTACTTCcttttcctcctcaaagtagtctcCTTCTGTTCCACTTTTTGCAGTTATTCTTCTCAAAAAATGTCTATGCACTTGGATAGTTTTTGTTTTAAGAGTTCTATGATAGTATAATAGTATAACCAACCCATCAAAGCTCTTGCACTTTCACTAGTTCAGGGACAAAAGATACCTTTCATTTTTTTATCAATTCCCTTCCCCCTACTGTTGATTTTCCCCCAAAAAATGCTTAACATAAGTCaccaataaaaaccaaaagccaaacctgttgctgtcgtcgagacaattccaactcatggcaacctataggacagaatagaactgtcccatatggtttccaaggagtggttggtgaattcaaactgctgaccttctggttagcagccgagctcttaaccagtatgccatcaGGCCTCCAAGTCACTAATAAGCTACAACATTCTTTTCACACTAATCATAGACTTGGCCCCGACATCTCATTTAACGTAGCAGTTCAGGCACCCATGTACTTTCTCTCTCATTCTCCTTCTATTACGGAGATCTAAGCTCTACTATGTTTTTTGACCCTTGCTTCCAAGCTGAACAATGTTCCGCTTAAAAGAACACTTCccctaaaaatatattttttaaattctttattcaTTATTTGTATGCATGGATAGAAATCCCGGACTAAGTATGAAGAAATGAAAAGTAAAGAAATAACGAGAAGGCTTAGTTAAGATGGGTCCTCTCTTTGTGTTTGGTTCTCTTTTATTACTTCTCCACAGGTTTACATCTTTTCATGCAGCAATCAACTGTATGTCTTGCACAATACGCAATCCTATATTGATCTTCACCACAATGTCTTTTACACTGACCACTGAGCTTTATACATGCATCCCACATGTTAAAGACAGCATGATGTTCTTTACTTCTGtctggaagaaggaaaaaatagctGGAAGTAATAATTCAGGTTGGACATGCCAAGCTCCCCTGACAacagaggtgaaaaaaaaattcttttagttATTTCTTTCATAGGAATCTTTGTGTCTCTATCTGTATCAGGGAAAATCAAGGAAATCAGCAAGTATCCAATCCCTAAGATGGTTCCCCCACACCTACCCCTTTCAGTTGATTAGCTTATGACTCAACAAAGGATACCTGGAGGGGTTGTAATTTATTAAATATCCTCCTCTGTATGTCTTGTTCATCCCCTAGAATCATTGAATACGTGTGGGTCCATCTCTATCTTTTCTCTCATGTATTATTCACACTCAGTGCTGTCCTATGGGGAATTTTTTCCCACTACACAAGATTTTGTCTCTCATTGTAGTCTGATTTCACAAGTTCTAACATGTTGAAAGATGCTATGTTATTTACTCCAAATACCTCAGATATCCTTGGATCTAGAAACCTCACCCAACCCCAGGAAAAGTTCTGCTTAAAAACAGACATATATGGGACATTAATATAATGAAATAGTCAATAAATAGAAGTTGACACAGTGAACACGCAGGAAGGTTCTCGATTTTccagtgtactttttttttttttaccttccagTGCAGTCAGATGGACTGCACTTAATTGAacttatttttgccttttcaaTCAACATTTTATCATTCCCAGAGTGAAAAGCAGAAGATTTCTAACTGCATCACATCTTTGATTTCAGAATTTGAAATCTATTATTAGGGTCTTTGTATATACTCTCTACTATCTCTTAGAGGACTTGTATGCCATTTTCTGTtaggtagatttaaaaaaaaaacatggttgtctagttgattctgactcataggaaccacatagggcttccaaggctataaatctttacagaagaagactgccgcatctttctcccgcagagcccctGATGATTTCAAACTgctgccacgagggctcctagatatacataggtagatatacaCAGGATGGAAATCCTAGGTAATAGAATATAACGATCTTCAACTATAATACATTATGACAAATTGTATTCTAAAGCCATATCAGTTTCAATGTCTTCAGCAGTATACGAAACTCTTTTGCACCATATGTCTTCCAAAACTTTCTACTGTCtaacttttaaaagttttaaatattCTGTTGAATGTgtggtggtatctcattatggtttaaatttgcattttgcTGATTGCTAATTAGGATGAGCATTTTAAATATGTTTGtgtatctaatttttaaaattacatcttTAAGCCTTTACCTCATTGTTTCTATTGAATtatctttttattgatttatttgaatcatttatatattctagataagcCCTATTCTAGTTACATGTGTTGCAATTTTTATATTCCACTCTATGGCTTTGCTGTATTCAAGAGCTAAAAAAAGTTTTGCACTTTGAGGTTATTATTGGTCAAGTGGTGTCATTGCCAAGACAGAAGGGCCGTTGAAGGCTATGAGTCTTGAAGCCTAGGCTTGGGGTGAAGGTTACCAGAGATAATGTACATTAGTAAAATATTaatatgaataagaaagacagatatatagatatccctggtggtgtaaaggttaagagctacagctgctaaccaaaaggtcagcagttcgaatacatcacgttccttggaaactctatggggtggttctactctgtcctgtagggttgctatgagtcgaaattgactcaccggcaacaggtttgttttttttggtatagcatAACGAagagattttgtgtgtgtgtgtgtgtgtgtttagggaAAAGAACTTAAGAATTGCATACTACAGACCAAGGGAAGAGTCAAACCTTTGAATGCTAGTCTTAGTGACTGTGCCGTTTTCAGTTGTTTTGTATCTTAAGCGCTGGATCTTTCCACTTACACTCTGATAACatatctaaccaaaaaaaaaaaaaaaacaaacccactgctgtcgagtcgattccagctcatggcgaccctataggacagagtggaactgtcccatagagtttgtaaggagcgcctggtgtatttgaactgccaacctcttggttagcagccgtagcacttaaccactacaccaccagggtttcaggtgATAAcatattaaccactacaccaccagggtttcaggtgATAACATATCTAGTAGCCAACAAATAGTGACTAGtggtatttacttaaaaaaaagactcaaagcAAAAGTGATTACTAGATGTTGATAACTGAGGTAAAGTATGTTGGTGTTAGATGCTGTTAGGGATCAGAGCgatcccatgtaacagagtagaattgcctcattgggttttcttggttataatcttaatggaagcagatcaacaggtctttctcccacagagctgctgggtgggttcaaacctccaaccttttggttagcagccaagcacttaactggttGCCTCTCTTTTTTAATATTGAGATTCACTCCATAACTGACATACTGCATTGTATGACAAAACTTAAACAAATATgataacaaaagaacaaattatCTCTTTATGTGGTTTAGGCactaaatattaaatataagtTCTTATAACTATGACTGAATTCTTGCAGTATCCTCTAACCAAACCCATTCGGAATCTTCTGAAGCTCAGAAATATGAGTTATGTCCTATTTAGTTAATACTACCTCACCTTCTGGGAATATTCCTCAATATTTGGTTTTAGAGTACAACAAATCGGCAATCTCTTACATAGTTCTGTACACATTTATTGTTCTCAAAAtatctttgtcttctttttttttctaaatatgtaCATTCCTTAAGACTATTGCTTTGGTTCTCCTCTGTCTCTCTATCCAtggtctcattcattcattcattaaatttttattgagcacctcctaTATAGTAGATACTGTGCTAGGTTGTAGGGATAATATGATggacaaggaaaaaagaaaaaaagtgattcCTGTTTCCTGTATATATTAAATTGTCCAAAGAGCTCATCATTAAAGTCTCTTTCTGAATACCATCATAATTTTTACTACTTATTTTTGCCCACCCCCTTCCTCCATAGCGTATGTATCACTCACATGGTGTTTATAATGTTATAACTTGAAAATATGTTTTGTTAAACAATATTCTAAGTTATTGATCAAGACTAAAGCAGGAAAAAATTATTTCCTAAACCAATTTTCAAATCTCAGTCTCATCTTTTCCCTCAACTGCATTTTCAAGTTATCTTAGCAAATATCTTAATCACTCTTTCAACGCAATAATACATTTTTCTACATCTAaaaggtatcagggttatggacAGTAGTGAccgacaaagagaaatttttccaCCTGTCTGACAGAAAGGAAACTGAGACAATAGCATGACTCCTAAGCAAAATGGCACCAACAATGTTTAGAAAACTAACAATGCTGGAGACAATGGTCAGAGAATTTCCTCCAGATGGAAATATTAAGGACATATATCTAGCCAGGGTTCCATCAAAAGCCAATCCCTATAACTTTAAAATAAGGcttctttctcattttgagtgtgaATTGCAGCCTTCGTAAAGCTAGAAGACAAAGAACAGTTACATAAGTGAAGAGTAGGAGGTGGAGGAGAACATACTTAGGAAATTTCATTTCAGTTGGCAAATACTGATTAAAATATGAAAGATACAATTCTACTTGTTTTATTTTACCTGTGTTCCTTTCCTCTGTCTCATAGCGTCCCTTGTCAAATACTGTGGAAGAGTTATGTGTCTTTGAGGATAGTTTCTCAAACTTCCATATACACATGGTTGTAAATAACGGCACAGGATTGCTAACAGGTTGGTCAGAGCCcactgtgaagaaaaaaaaaaaaaaaactccaaaagtatgagaaaaaaatgtttctagaTATAAGGATCCTAACACATTCATCATTATCCAATATCTCATTACAGTATTAGaggcttttaaaaaaatgataaatctaCATACATATTTCTTTAAAACTGTGTTGGATAAAATGAATGACTGACTTGGCTATTAATAGGGTTACCTCACGTGGCTGTAGGAAGGAATAATAAATTAATGGAGGTATaagacagaagagaatacaagctATTAAAATCAGTATTAAAAAGAGAAAGCATCAGCACGTAGTAAAACCCATCCAATTCTAAATAATTTCTATCAGGACTTTTCTGGAAAGAGAGGGAATTTCAAAGAGCATGCTCTAATGAATTTTTGTGAAGATGATGGAGAAAATTATTCTCTTATTTAAAGTAACTCCAACTCTTTGTGTTACATAATAATTTGAAGTTTATCTACTTGTCCTCTTTTGGTGAGAAAATGTCAGTTAAAGAGTAATTTATGTTTCAGTCAAGCTAGAGTAGTAGTGAGAGAATGGGACACTGAAGATTTATTTCGTAGTGACTCCTCTGATCTCAGTAATGACAGATACCTTGGTGATCCAGAGACAGCAGCCAGATAAAGAAGAAGATTTTAATTGGGAGTCGGTGGATGTGTGTCTAGTAGTTTCAGTTATGAATATAATAAAATTAGAGTTTTACCAAGCATTTTACCTCACTTAACCTCTGCTATAAACGTGGGAATGAATGAtttccaaacataaatccatcccttCTCATTTTACCCCCAAATCTGTTAGTATATGAAATTCAGCAGCATTTGAATATTGAATAAACACATCTTTCAGGGATCAATGAAAGTGCTGGGAGTTGTGTCCTAAAGTACAGCATTTTAAATAAACCTGGGCTGGAGATGATGATAGTGATATTAGTACATCCTACAATGTAAAGTATAACTAAAAAAACATGACCCTTCCCTCCTTTAACACTGACccttccccacctctccccaccccaccccggcaATAACGTTCCTGTTACCTCGTGGCATTAGGACACCAGTGAAGAGCAAggtagagaaaaagagaagaattttCATGGTAGATGATTTCTTAGGAGAAAATCACCCTCAGCTCTTCTGCCTTAGGCCAGAtgttattgaaataaaaaaagaaagaaccctTTCCTTTATTAGAACTCTCCTGCGTATTTTGCTTGTTGAGGCTTATTAAGACCATTTCTACGCTTGGTTGAATAGTGCCACATTTAAAGAACTGGTGGCTAGAAAAAGCTGGTGCCTTGTCACACAAAAATGCCATCTGCCCATTTCTCCTAGAGGCAGATTCTTTAAGACAATTTTACAGTTACAAGAATGTAAGTATAAAATTTTACAGTTACAGGAAGGTAGGTCTAAATTGCTGAGTGAGCAAAGTTAAAATGGTGCTGCAATTCACTCAATAGTCTGGAAGTCTGTCTTTTCTTCAATTACATTTACTGTTTTAATGTCTCCAATATCAACAATGAATTTCAATGTAATGAGAAATCCAAATCACAGACTTTTAGGCTGAAATTACCATTGAGAGTATTTAATTTTACTCTGAAAAATGTTGAGGTCCAGGCCTGTCGCCTCGAGTAGAATTTATGAATTGTCAATACATAAACATTCCATTTTAGAAAGTCAGATTTCATTTCTccagttttgtttattttgttttttct encodes the following:
- the LOC104845791 gene encoding beta-defensin 112, yielding MKILLFFSTLLFTGVLMPRGNRNVIAGVGWGEITSSYFFLLPDRSKEHHAVFNMWDACIKLSGQCKRHCGEDQYRIAYCARHTVDCCMKRCKPVEK